In Streptomyces hawaiiensis, one genomic interval encodes:
- a CDS encoding FadR/GntR family transcriptional regulator: MEAVLAYLRGAIERGEYAVGDKLPSEAELCRTLEVSRPVLREALRALQTMGLTVSRTGKGTFVVANTVEDPTFGDYAASDLLEVRRHVEIPVAGYAARRRTPENLDHLAHLLDRMERETDTTAWVAMDTLFHLGVAEAAQNPVFRRVIEEIRDALARQSAFLNELGGRREQSNREHRAIVEALMDGSETDAVEAMAHHLDRVETTLTDIVRSSRTDTPTEGGTEA; this comes from the coding sequence ATGGAAGCGGTGCTGGCGTACCTGCGCGGCGCCATCGAGCGAGGCGAGTACGCCGTCGGCGACAAGCTGCCCTCCGAGGCGGAGCTGTGCCGCACGCTGGAGGTCTCGCGGCCCGTGCTGCGCGAGGCGCTGCGGGCGCTGCAGACCATGGGCCTGACCGTGTCCCGGACCGGCAAGGGCACCTTCGTCGTCGCCAATACCGTCGAGGACCCCACCTTCGGCGACTACGCGGCCAGCGACCTGCTGGAGGTGCGCCGCCACGTCGAGATCCCGGTCGCCGGGTACGCGGCCCGGCGCCGCACCCCGGAGAACCTCGACCACCTGGCCCACCTGCTGGACCGGATGGAGCGAGAGACGGACACCACCGCCTGGGTCGCGATGGACACGCTGTTCCATCTCGGCGTGGCCGAGGCCGCCCAGAACCCGGTCTTCCGCCGGGTCATCGAGGAGATCCGGGACGCGCTGGCCCGCCAGTCCGCCTTCCTCAACGAACTGGGCGGCCGCCGCGAGCAGTCCAACCGAGAGCACCGGGCGATCGTCGAGGCGCTGATGGACGGTTCCGAGACCGACGCGGTGGAGGCCATGGCCCATCACCTCGACCGCGTCGAGACGACCCTCACCGACATCGTGCGTTCGTCGCGCACGGACACCCCCACGGAAGGCGGAACCGAGGCGTGA
- a CDS encoding undecaprenyl-diphosphate phosphatase, translating into MSVISLGQAVVLGVVEGVTEFLPVSSTGHLKIVEGLMGIPVDDHAVVGFSAVIQVGAIAAVLVYFFKDIVRIVSAWGRGLRDREERYHHDYKFAWWVICATIPIVAVGLAAKPLIEGPLASLWVVAGSLIVGSGVMWAADQMGRHKRGEDDTSFKDAMLVGGSQILALLFPGFSRSGATMSTALILDLDRVAATRLSFFLGIPALTGAGLYELKDALGTGVGAAPLAVGTAVSFVVAYASIAWLLKFVAKHSFNAFVIYRIVVGVLLFGLLGAGVLSG; encoded by the coding sequence ATGAGCGTCATCAGCCTCGGTCAGGCCGTCGTCCTCGGAGTCGTCGAGGGGGTGACCGAGTTCCTGCCCGTCTCCTCCACCGGCCATCTGAAGATCGTCGAGGGGCTGATGGGCATCCCCGTCGACGACCACGCCGTGGTCGGGTTCTCGGCCGTCATCCAGGTCGGCGCGATCGCCGCGGTGCTCGTGTACTTCTTCAAGGACATCGTGCGGATCGTCTCCGCCTGGGGGAGGGGCCTGCGCGACCGCGAGGAGCGGTACCACCACGACTACAAGTTCGCCTGGTGGGTCATCTGCGCGACCATCCCGATCGTCGCCGTCGGACTCGCCGCCAAGCCGCTCATCGAGGGCCCGCTCGCCTCGCTGTGGGTGGTCGCCGGCTCGCTGATCGTCGGCAGCGGCGTGATGTGGGCGGCGGACCAGATGGGGCGGCACAAGCGCGGTGAGGACGACACCTCGTTCAAGGACGCGATGCTGGTCGGCGGCTCCCAGATCCTCGCCCTGCTCTTCCCCGGCTTCTCCCGCTCCGGCGCCACCATGTCCACCGCGCTGATCCTCGACCTGGACCGCGTCGCCGCCACCCGGCTCTCCTTCTTCCTCGGCATCCCCGCACTCACCGGGGCCGGCCTCTACGAGCTCAAGGACGCCCTGGGCACCGGAGTGGGTGCCGCCCCGCTCGCCGTCGGCACGGCCGTGTCGTTCGTCGTGGCCTACGCCTCCATCGCCTGGCTGCTGAAGTTCGTCGCCAAGCACTCCTTCAACGCCTTCGTGATCTACCGGATCGTCGTGGGAGTGCTGCTGTTCGGCCTGCTCGGAGCAGGAGTGCTCAGCGGCTGA
- a CDS encoding fluoride efflux transporter FluC produces MNWLMVVGGALVGAPLRYLTDRAVQARHDSVFPWGTFTVNVTGSLILGLLTGAATHLQLLLGTGLCGALTTYSTFSYETLRLAETGARRQAAVNVAATVVAGLGAAFAGAALARM; encoded by the coding sequence GTGAACTGGCTGATGGTCGTCGGTGGCGCGCTGGTCGGCGCCCCGCTGCGCTACCTCACCGACCGGGCGGTCCAGGCGCGGCACGACTCGGTCTTCCCCTGGGGCACCTTCACGGTGAACGTCACCGGCTCCCTGATCCTCGGTCTGCTCACCGGTGCCGCCACTCACCTGCAACTGCTGCTCGGCACCGGTCTGTGCGGCGCCCTGACGACCTACTCGACGTTCTCCTACGAGACGCTGCGGCTGGCCGAGACCGGGGCTCGCCGCCAGGCGGCCGTCAACGTGGCGGCGACTGTCGTGGCCGGTCTCGGGGCGGCGTTCGCGGGGGCGGCGCTCGCGCGCATGTGA
- a CDS encoding DUF190 domain-containing protein has product MTRLTGRALRLTVFLGESDTWHHKPLYSEIVHRAHAAGLAGASVFRGIEGFGASSLIHTARLLSLSEDLPIAVVIVDTEPRVRAFLPQLDDIVTEGLVTLEDCEVIRYAGRGDDPGTTGTKGKKWL; this is encoded by the coding sequence ATGACCAGGCTGACCGGCAGGGCCCTGCGCCTGACCGTTTTCCTCGGCGAGAGCGACACCTGGCACCACAAGCCCCTCTACTCGGAGATCGTCCACCGGGCCCATGCGGCGGGCCTCGCCGGTGCCAGCGTCTTCCGCGGCATCGAGGGCTTCGGCGCGTCCTCCCTGATCCACACCGCGCGGTTGCTGTCGCTGAGCGAGGACCTGCCGATCGCCGTGGTGATCGTCGACACCGAGCCACGCGTCCGCGCGTTCCTCCCGCAGCTGGACGACATCGTCACCGAGGGGCTCGTGACCCTCGAGGACTGCGAGGTGATCCGGTACGCCGGACGCGGGGACGATCCCGGCACAACGGGCACGAAGGGTAAGAAGTGGTTGTGA
- the crcB gene encoding fluoride efflux transporter CrcB yields the protein MTAPESLRVPAATPRPPSWRAQAPVVAVVSLGGGVGAAARYAASLWWPTSPGGFPWWTLWVNIAGCAVIGVFMVVITEIRTAHPLVRPFFGTGVLGGFTTFSTYAVDIHNLLDGGRTGTALAYLAATPLTALAAVWLAAGTTRRVLTGRRR from the coding sequence ATGACAGCCCCTGAAAGCCTCCGCGTTCCGGCAGCCACCCCCCGCCCGCCCTCCTGGCGTGCCCAGGCGCCCGTCGTCGCGGTCGTGTCGCTCGGCGGGGGAGTGGGTGCGGCCGCCCGGTACGCCGCCTCCCTCTGGTGGCCCACGTCCCCGGGCGGTTTCCCCTGGTGGACCCTCTGGGTCAACATCGCCGGCTGCGCCGTGATCGGCGTGTTCATGGTGGTCATCACCGAGATCCGGACCGCCCACCCGCTCGTCCGCCCCTTCTTCGGCACCGGCGTCCTCGGCGGCTTCACGACCTTCTCGACGTACGCCGTCGACATCCACAACCTCCTCGACGGCGGCCGTACCGGCACCGCTCTGGCCTACCTCGCCGCCACCCCGCTCACGGCGCTCGCAGCGGTGTGGCTCGCGGCCGGGACGACCCGCCGCGTCCTGACAGGGAGACGACGATGA